A single window of Colletotrichum higginsianum IMI 349063 chromosome 8, whole genome shotgun sequence DNA harbors:
- a CDS encoding GANP/Nin1/mts3/eIF-3 p25 family protein has protein sequence MAERNLQQVLTQLRGKGSSLPYAESSALLSKAKLHLLQLNALTPSSGPAQQQTSPQLLALARETYEHGALASIRAKNPDAFTRYVQQLQPFYELPSNLLPPNLADRNKVTGLYLLLLLTQGRYAEFHSELESLANREGGGDSSAVEGDKYLGYPIRLERWLMEGSYDRVWNALKSREVPSEEYGVFSEILTFQIRSEIASSSERAYPSLPISSAKSLLFLDSEGDVISFAQQRGWILKDGQIFFPDTAEGVAAEDGTTDKEMSQMVIENTLGYARELETIV, from the exons ATGGCCGAACGCAACCTCCAACAAGTTCTCACCCAGCTCCGCGGCAAGGGCTCCTCCCTGCCCTACGCCGAATCTTCTGCCCTCCTCTCCAAGGCCAAGCTTCACCTCCTCCAGCTCAACGCACTCACTCCGTCCTCCGGCCCCGCACAGCAACAGACGTCGCCCcagctcctcgccctcgcccgcgagACGTACGAgcacggcgccctcgcctccaTCCGCGCAAAGAACCCGGACGCCTTCACCCGCTACGTCCAGCAGCTCCAGCCCTTCTACGAGCTCCCCTCCAACCTCCTTCCGCCCAACTTGGCCGACCGCAACAAGGTTACCGGCCTCTacctgctcctgctcctcaCCCAGGGTCGCTACGCAGAGTTTCATTCGGAGCTCGAGAGCCTCGCCAACCGCGAGGGTGGTGGCGACAGCAGCGCCGTGGAGGGTGACAAGTACCTCGGCTACCCTATCCGTCTCGAGAGGTGGTTGATGGAGGGGAGCTACGACCGCGTCTGGAACGCTCTCAAGAGCCGTGAGGTGCCGAGCGAGGAGTACGGGGTCTTTTCAGAG ATTCTCACGTTCCAAATCCGCTCCGAAATCGCCTCGAGCAGCGAGCGCGCCTACCCGAGTCTGCCCATCAGCTCCGCAAAGTCGCTGCTCTTTCTCGACTCCGAGGGCGACGTCATTTCATTCGCCCAACAACGCGGTTGGATTTTGAAGGACGGTCAGATCTTCTTCCCCGATACCGCGGAGggtgtcgccgccgaggacggtaCTACCGATAAAGAAATGAGCCAGATGGTGATAGAGAACACCCTCGGCTACGCGAGGGAACTCGAGACCATCGTGTAG
- a CDS encoding Glutathionylspermidine synthase, whose product MRRVPVEKRSNSTRLVQSQGLVFADLVPSDASEPYWPDDRYYSFTLEEITLLEHAAKDVFDMCCEAVEYLVGHPDIITNKMAVPAFALKQIKESWDREPAWGSIYGRFDVCFGGLDHPDPRLRVPRLYEFNADTPTTLVEAASIQWLWLEQTGHGNDQFNNLTEALIEGWKRNLTLIEKELGHKPTVYFAVGEGDPTGEDAMNTMLLMDTCEQAGWSTKAMSMEEISLSTKDERFYDMQGNHIDVIFKLYPWEYMVEQQFAEACFKDMDNIGKRDNEGNYIGGTVWIESPYRMLWSNKSLLAILWDLFKDDPRSKWLLPAYFDGEAPASLTSFARKPIFAREGVDIVLKDNGKVIQDESAGVYGAEGYVVQELALPPEFKDTQDKSHYPVLGLWMVDGEIAGMGIREDESPVTTNASVFIPHSIEDGPVNYQRQTVPDEEGIELALRVDALHDQFDEGGENDLISYIKRVII is encoded by the coding sequence ATGCGTCGTGTCCCCGTggagaagaggagcaacTCCACGCGTCTCGTGCAGAGCCAAGGCTTGGTcttcgccgacctcgtcccgTCCGACGCCTCGGAGCCCTACTGGCCGGACGACCGATACTACTCCTTCACGCTCGAGGAAATCACACTCCTCGAGcacgccgccaaggacgtTTTTGACATGTGTTGCGAGGCGGTCGAATACCTCGTCGGGCACCCGgacatcatcaccaacaagATGGCGGTCCCCGCGTTTGCGCTCAAGCAGATCAAGGAGTCGTGGGACCGCGAGCCCGCCTGGGGCAGCATCTACGGGCGCTTCGATGTCTGCTTCGGGGGCCTCGACCACCCAGACCCGAGGCTGCGCGTGCCGAGGTTGTACGAGTTCAACGCGGACACGCCCACGaccctcgtcgaggcggctTCCATCCAGTGGCTGTGGCTCGAGCAGACCGGCCACGGCAACGACCAGTTTAACAACCTAACGGAGGCATTGATTGAAGGATGGAAGCGCAACCTCACGCTTATTGAAAAAGAGCTTGGCCATAAACCAACCGTCTACTTTGCTGTTGGCGAAGGCGACCCCACAGGCGAGGATGCTATGAACACGATGCTCCTAATGGACACATGCGAACAGGCGGGCTGGTCCACTAAAGCCATGTCTATGGAGGAGATCTCCCTGTCTACTAAGGACGAACGCTTCTACGACATGCAGGGCAACCACATTGACGTCATCTTCAAGCTCTACCCGTGGGAGTACATGGTTGAACAGCAGTTCGCAGAAGCGTGCTTCAAGGACATGGACAACATCGGCAAGCGCGACAATGAGGGAAATTACATCGGCGGGACTGTCTGGATCGAGTCGCCGTATAGGATGCTGTGGAGCAACAAGTCGCTCCTGGCGATCCTCTGGGACCTATTCAAGGATGATCCGCGGTCCAAGTGGTTGCTCCCGGCGTACTTCGACGGCGAGGCACCTGCTTCGCTGACCAGCTTTGCGCGCAAGCCCATCTTCGCACGTGAAGGTGTCGATATCGTGCTGAAGGACAACGGCAAGGTGATACAGGATGAGTCTGCGGGAGTGTACGGAGCAGAGGGATATGTTGTGCAGGAGCTTGCGTTACCGCCCGAGTTCAAGGATACGCAGGACAAGTCGCATTACCCTGTGCTTGGTCTCTGGATGGTCGACGGCGAAATAGCGGGGATGGGAATTCGCGAGGACGAGTCGCCGGTGACCACCAACGCCTCGGTATTTATTCCACATTCCATTGAGGATGGGCCTGTCAACTACCAGCGGCAGACGGTTCCTGATGAAGAGGGAATCGAACTGGCGCTTAGAGTCGATGCGCTCCATGATCAGTTCGATGAGGGCGGGGAGAACGATTTGATCAGTTATATCAAGAGAGTTATAATTTAA